The genomic DNA GAATTTTTGCAGTCCCCAAAAAGGCACTTTTCGCGCTGGTTTTGAGGCAAATGGGACAAAAAAACACGTTTTTTGAAAAACGAACCGGAGAGGTTGTTGAAAACAAAGGAAAATTGCCAAAAAACGAACCGGAAACGAACCTAAAACGAAGCGGAGAAGTTGTTGAAAACACGTAGCTGTGGAAAAAACAAACCGGAACGAACCTAAAAACAAAGCTACCGATCTCATTGAAAACATTAGAGAGTCAAAAAAACGAGCCTGACGCAAACCGGCGCACACATCTGCTAATTTTTAGCGCGGTTTCTCTGCGCGGCGCCGGGCGCTCTCCCGCACGCCCTCGATCAAGCGGCTGACTTCATCGCTGGTGGTGTAACAGGCGCAACCAGCACGAACGACACCCTGGCCGGCGCAGCCCAAACCTTCCACCGCCGTGGCGGCATAAAAGTTTCCATGCGAGACAAAGACGCCACGTTTCGCCAGATGTGCGGAAACGTCGGCGGAGGGAACGCCTTGGACGATGAACGACACGGTGGGCGTCCGGCGTTCCGCGGGTGTAGGTGCGAACGGCTTAACGCCGGGGATGTCCGAGAGGCCGTCCCACATTTGCGCCACCAGCGCGTGACCTCGTGCCTCGAGCCCGGCAAGCGCTGCATTCAGCTTCGCTCGTCTGGACGGTCCCGTTGCCAACGAGGCAAGGAAATCCACGGCAGCGGCGGCGCCTGCAATGCCTTCGTGGTTCTGGGTGCCAGTTTCGGCCCTTTCCGGGGCTGTGTCAGGCGCCGGCAGGAGCTTGGGGAAGTCGATTGATTGCAGGAGGTCCTCTCGACCGTAGAGAGCGCCCATGTGCGGACCGTAGAATTTGTAAGCCGAACAGGAAAGAAAATCGCAGCCCCATGCCTTCACGTCGGTAGGAACATGCGGAGTTGAATGCACGCCATCGGCGAAAAGAATCGCGCCGACGCTGTGCGCGATTTCAGCAGCGCGGCGAACGTCATTGATGGTGCCCAGAGCGTTTGAAGCCACTCCGATGGCCAGCACCTTAGTCCGCCGGTTCACCTTGGCTTCCAGGTCCCGCCAGTCGAGCTGGCCGGTCTCTCGCAGCATCTTCACCGAGCGGACCGTTACGCCGCGCTCCTTTGTCAGGGCCTGCCAGGGGTCGATGTTTGCATGGTGGTCCAGCTCGGTCACCACAATTTCATCGCCGGGACCGTAGGCGCGGCCAAGCGCGCGGGAAAAGTGAAACGTCAAGGTGGTCATGTTTGGGCCAAAAACAATTTCCGAGGGGCTGGCATTCAGCAGGTCTGCCATTGCCGCCCGTCCCTTGCGGATGATGGCATCGGTTTCATTGCTGGTGGCGTAGCCCCAGTGGGTGTTGGAGTTGTGATGATAGAGATAGTTGCTGATGGCCTCGACCACGGGGCGGGGGACCTGCGTACCCCCGGGCCCGTCAAAGTAGGCGACGGGGCAGCCGCGTTCGCGGCGCTCGAGCGCGGGAAATTGGGCGCGAATGCTTTCGACGGTTCCAATGTCGGTCTGGTTGGCTGCAGTGCTCATAGTGGCTCCATAGGGTCCGTGCGCAGGAGTGATTTGTCGAGCGCCACATTGCAGCGCCAAGGCTGCGGGGCGAGGCCCGTCAGCCGCTGCCAATCTCACACCTCCGGTTAAATTGTACCGGTCCGCGCCCGAGATCATCGCGCACCAGAAAGTAACGGGCTGAGGCTGCTGTTTTCGATCATGCCGCGCAATCGAGCTTCCTGCGTATTGGTAAGGTTTTCGCGCGGCGCCAGACACGGTCCGCAGTCGAAGCCTTGCCACTTGAGCATGGTCTTCACGGCCGAGAGCATGGGGAATTCGAGCGTGGTCCGGATGAGTTCATTCACCTGGTCCTGGGCGCGGCGGGCTTCGTCCCACTTGCCGCCGAGCGCGCTCTGGTAGATCTGGAGAAAGAGTTCAGGAACGAGATTATAGAATGTTCCGATTCCTCCGCCGGCGCCCATCAGCAGTCCGGCTGCAAACACTTCATCACGGCCGTTGAAAATCACTTTGCCGGACTGGCTGATCTGGTGCAGCTTGTAGAGATCGAAGTCCGTGAACTTCAATCCAATTACGTTGGGAATCTGGCAGAGGTCGAGAAGGTGATCGAGAGTTACTGTCAGCCGGCTTGCTTCCGGATAGTAGTAGACCAGAAGCGGCAGTCTGCTGGCTTGCGCCAATTGCTCGTAGTAGCCGCGCAGTTCGTCGAAGCTGTAGTTTCCGGCCGGGGGCAGACTGCTCACCGCGCCGGCGCCGATGTGCTCCGCCTGACGCGCGAGTTCACTGGCGTCCGCGAGGCGCGCTGCGCCAACATGCACGATAACGGTCCGGCCGCCTGGCGTGCACCGCACAGCCGCTTCCGCCACTTGCCGTCGCATGCTGACGGGCTGCAGGCCGCCTTCGCCGGTCTGGCCGCACACGTAGACGCCGTGGACTCCGGCCTCATACAGCCGCGCCAGAAGCCGTTCAAAGGTTTCAACTGCAAATTCTCCGTTTGCGTTAAACGGAGTGACAACCGCGGGAAAAACTCCGCGGAAACGATGCTTCCACTCTTCACCGGGCGGCATGATGATTTAGTCTTCCAGAGGTCAGGGGTAGTTGATTCATGCTAATTCAGTTGAAATGGTCGGCGCCGTGCGCAAGCCACGTCAGGTTGAAACGTGCAAACTCAATCTCCTCATTGGCGTTTGCTGCGCCCCTTTCGTACAGCAGGCCGATCGTCCCATCGTGCAACACCGCGAGTGATGAATACGCGGAAGGCCCTGCGTAAATCATCCGGGCCACCGGCCACGTTTTCCCTTCGTCGTAGCTCAGGCGGACGGTCATGCGATCGCGCCGGGCGGTATCGGCCGGGTTTGAAAAGAGCAGGCGGTTTCTGCCCGCTTCAGTAGCAAGCGTGTACCGAATCATGCTGGCCTGGCAAATGGGCTCAATCAATGCCAGGTCAAGCCGTACGGGAGACCACGTGAGTCCGCCGTCGTGGCTCAGCGCAATGGCCCGATGCTGCTTGCCCGCATAACTGCGCATGTTCAGCAGCAGGGAGCCATCAGCCAACTGGACCACAGCCGACTCGTTGGTTTCGGGCCCCGCGCTGCCGCCGATCTTCCAGGTTTCGCCATGATCGTCGCTGTAAATCACGTGCGAGTAGAGAGCGCCCGTTCCCGCCAGCTTGTGATCGCAGGGAACCACCAGTCGCCCGTTCTCAAGCTGAATGCCGTTGCCGGGACCCGTGGCATACCAGGTCCAGTTGGATTTCTTCGTCGAGGAGGTGATATCTTGCAGGGCGGCCCAATGCACTCCGTCGTCGCTGCTGTGCGTAATCCACACGGTGCGCGCCCCTTTGGGCGGGCGCTCGTCGATCTCTTTCTCCGTCACGCCCGCGGGGCTCGCCGTCAGCAGCAGCCAGATGACGCCGGTAGTGCGGTCCCTGACCGGCGTGGGATTTCCAACCGTGAAGCCCGGAAAGCGCGCCACCACCTGCGCCTGCATCCAGGCCTTCCCGCCGTACACGCTCCGCCTGAGCACGACAGCGGTGGGCGCGGAATCGCTGGCAGACCCAGAACGTGCCTCGCAGAAAGCCAGAAGAGTACCTTTGCTGGTGACGAGCAACGCAGGAATGCGATGGGCAGCGTAGCCGCCGTCGTTCGCGTGGTAGACGGCAGTCTGCTGGATGAACCGGCGCGCGGCGTCAGCGCGGCCCGGCGTGAACAACCAGGCCGCGGAAACTAAAACCGCGATCGCAATGTTTTGCACAATTGATCGCTGATCGAGACTCGTTCGTTTCCATTTACGGAAGGACGTTCGAGTTCGCAAACCCAAATGCATACAATACCTGCGGAGTCAGGTTCCGTAATACACACACGCTCTGCGCCAGCATGGCAAAAATTCAAGCATCGCATTTTACCACTGCCGGCGCTCAGAATCTGAATCCTGCGGTCGAGGCCGTGCCGGCATGCGGGTGAAAACCGCCCATCGAGGGCCAACGACAAACTTCCGCCCCTTCGTTACGGCGGTCGCGGTGGGCGGCTCTCGTGAGCAAAAAACGCTCCAGCAGAAGTTCGAAAAGCTCCGCCGATTTGCAGGATCCGCGCGCGGCGGATAAAAGTTTTTAGGGCAGCCGACGCCGCTGGCGGTCCAAGGGTCCTGTCGTCCAGACGGAATATTCCTGTTACTCCGGCGCGGTCACGGCGAGCCCGATAGTGAGCGGCTGAGGAGCGTCAGTCGCCCGGTTGTTGTGAAGGCGGGCGTCTGCGGCCGCCGGGTTGATCGGGAGATGAAAGAGTGGGCGCAACCCTGGCATTTCAGAGGCGCTTGGATTGCCGGAGCCGCCTTTCTTACCCCCGCTGAGCCCTACCAGCACCAGACCAGCGACCACCAGGCAAGTAGCAGCACACTTGGAAATAAGCTGCCATTTGTGGAAGTCCTCCTTTAACCACTGTGGCCTGAACTTGGTCAAGAGCAGTGCGCCGAAGAAAATGATCACGTACCGCACGCCAGAGATCGCGTCAACGATAGCGGGATGGGTCAGGCTGACGGCATAATAGATCAGAAGTGATCCCACCCCTGAGATGATCCGGTTCACAAAATACCAGAACCGGCTGCGCGGTCGGCTGTCTCCAGATTCTCTGAAGATTTGTTTCCGCCAGGAAGGCGGAACCAATAATGAGACGGAACCGGCAAACGTGCCCAGAGTGAACCAGACGTACCCGCTGACGAAGTTCGAGTGATTGTAGACTATCTTCTCCAATACATTGACCAGACCCAACGTCCCGGCCGCAAGCGCGACGGGTATCAGCATTTTCTTCAGCGGGTGTTTTTCAGACGCGAACATCATGAACCCACCGGCGCTCATTAAAATGAACCCAAAGAGTTGCCAGCCCGTCATCTGGCTGCTCAACAACGCCAGGGCGATGAGAGCGGTTGCGACAGGCGAAAAGCCTCCGACGATGGCCAGTGCCTCAGAAGCTTCGCCCCGCTTCAGCGCGACGTAGTAAAAGAACACACCGATCAGGTGCAAAATTCCGGCGGTGAATGCGATCCCAATGATCGCAAGCGGAGGAGACTTGTATCCGAATGGAATGAGGGCAAGGCCGAAGACGCTCAAGGACCCCAGCCAGAAGACGTAACTAAAAAGGTTCTTGGTGCCGCGCTTCTTCAGAAGCACCTTGTCCCAGAGTAGAGACACGCCGATCAGAGCGTGCGCCAAAACGGCGATCAAGGCACCGTTTTTAAGCAAATGCAGCAAGAAGTTCTCTCAAGAGGAAAACAGCGTGGTTCCGACTCAAAACCGGCGCTGAGTCAGCTACGGCGCAACGGCATTCGTTGGTTCCTCGAGACGTAGAGGAACATCAGTTGCTACCTTTCTTCCCGGCCTTTTTCTTGTGACTTGCGCTTCTTGTATCGCTCCTTCTTGCGGCGCCACACATAATAACCTGCTCCAACAACGACCGCCATAAGGGCCATGACACCCTTTCGAGGTATTCCAACAATCTGTCAGGGGTGTTCGCAAACAGAAACCCCGCCATGGACATCATAACCCGTGTCGCTACACCGAGAGGGTTGTGAAGGGCAAAGCTTCTCCATTCCCAGCATGCCGGCCCGCGGACCCGCCAACGTGCGCAAGCCGAAAATGTACCGGGCCCGAAAAACGCCGGCCCCACCAGGGCGCACCACTTGTGGGTCGATCCTGCTCGAATGCTACGAGGGGGGACTCCGTGCGCGATTGCCAGTGCGGCGGCGATCGGGGCGGCACATTCGAGACGGTTACTCCGTACGATGAGTTTGTCGTCTTCGTGACGGCGGAAAACTCACCCCAGCCCGCTGCTCCCAGCGGCGAAAAGGTCCTGACAGCAAATGTGTCGAGTTGAATGTGAGTCGATCGAGGACGGTACGCCAACGAGCCGTCTTCGGATGGAATCTTACCGGCCGGGCAAAATGGTACGCCTGGAGGGATTCGAACCCCCGACCTGTTGCTCCGGAGGCAACCGCTCTATCCATCTGAGCTACAGGCGCACTTAAACAGAGTGTAATGTCTTGGCCAGAAGCGGTCAAGGCTTGCGAGGTCTGCTTCGTCAGTCAGCATTGAAGCTTGAACCGCTTAAACCGCTGGCAGACCGTTGCGGATCCAGACAATACGCCACCAGCGTTTCCGGCCAGAAGGTCACGCGAACTTTCTCAATGCGACCCGTCGGAAATAGTTTTCGCAGTCCGCTTGCCGAAAGAAGTCCGAGCTCCTGCGTTTGACCTTTGGGGATGTGGCTGCCTAGCAGGCTGTTGTAGCCGCGCTGCAGGCCTTCCGGCATGAACTGGATGAACGGCAGATGGTAGTGGCTCTCAAACGGATACCAATAGTTTGGCGTTGTGATAAACCAGCTCCTGCCCACCCGCATCACTTCCTGTGCGAACTGCTCTTGCCGGCCCGGTCCCAGGATGTGCTCGACGACGGCATTTGAAAATACGATGTCGAAACTCTTGTCGGGAAAGGGCAGGGAACACCCGTCAAATACCACGTAGGTGGACAGGGGGTAGGCCTGGCGCGCGCTTCTCACTTCGCCAAGGTCGTAGCCGCCGGCAACGATCCGCGACGGGTAGGGATAAACGTCCTCAAAAGTGTATCGGAGG from Terriglobia bacterium includes the following:
- a CDS encoding cysteine desulfurase-like protein, producing the protein MSTAANQTDIGTVESIRAQFPALERRERGCPVAYFDGPGGTQVPRPVVEAISNYLYHHNSNTHWGYATSNETDAIIRKGRAAMADLLNASPSEIVFGPNMTTLTFHFSRALGRAYGPGDEIVVTELDHHANIDPWQALTKERGVTVRSVKMLRETGQLDWRDLEAKVNRRTKVLAIGVASNALGTINDVRRAAEIAHSVGAILFADGVHSTPHVPTDVKAWGCDFLSCSAYKFYGPHMGALYGREDLLQSIDFPKLLPAPDTAPERAETGTQNHEGIAGAAAAVDFLASLATGPSRRAKLNAALAGLEARGHALVAQMWDGLSDIPGVKPFAPTPAERRTPTVSFIVQGVPSADVSAHLAKRGVFVSHGNFYAATAVEGLGCAGQGVVRAGCACYTTSDEVSRLIEGVRESARRRAEKPR
- a CDS encoding dihydrodipicolinate synthase family protein, whose protein sequence is MPPGEEWKHRFRGVFPAVVTPFNANGEFAVETFERLLARLYEAGVHGVYVCGQTGEGGLQPVSMRRQVAEAAVRCTPGGRTVIVHVGAARLADASELARQAEHIGAGAVSSLPPAGNYSFDELRGYYEQLAQASRLPLLVYYYPEASRLTVTLDHLLDLCQIPNVIGLKFTDFDLYKLHQISQSGKVIFNGRDEVFAAGLLMGAGGGIGTFYNLVPELFLQIYQSALGGKWDEARRAQDQVNELIRTTLEFPMLSAVKTMLKWQGFDCGPCLAPRENLTNTQEARLRGMIENSSLSPLLSGAR
- a CDS encoding sialidase family protein — protein: MQNIAIAVLVSAAWLFTPGRADAARRFIQQTAVYHANDGGYAAHRIPALLVTSKGTLLAFCEARSGSASDSAPTAVVLRRSVYGGKAWMQAQVVARFPGFTVGNPTPVRDRTTGVIWLLLTASPAGVTEKEIDERPPKGARTVWITHSSDDGVHWAALQDITSSTKKSNWTWYATGPGNGIQLENGRLVVPCDHKLAGTGALYSHVIYSDDHGETWKIGGSAGPETNESAVVQLADGSLLLNMRSYAGKQHRAIALSHDGGLTWSPVRLDLALIEPICQASMIRYTLATEAGRNRLLFSNPADTARRDRMTVRLSYDEGKTWPVARMIYAGPSAYSSLAVLHDGTIGLLYERGAANANEEIEFARFNLTWLAHGADHFN
- a CDS encoding EamA family transporter, which codes for MLHLLKNGALIAVLAHALIGVSLLWDKVLLKKRGTKNLFSYVFWLGSLSVFGLALIPFGYKSPPLAIIGIAFTAGILHLIGVFFYYVALKRGEASEALAIVGGFSPVATALIALALLSSQMTGWQLFGFILMSAGGFMMFASEKHPLKKMLIPVALAAGTLGLVNVLEKIVYNHSNFVSGYVWFTLGTFAGSVSLLVPPSWRKQIFRESGDSRPRSRFWYFVNRIISGVGSLLIYYAVSLTHPAIVDAISGVRYVIIFFGALLLTKFRPQWLKEDFHKWQLISKCAATCLVVAGLVLVGLSGGKKGGSGNPSASEMPGLRPLFHLPINPAAADARLHNNRATDAPQPLTIGLAVTAPE
- a CDS encoding class I SAM-dependent methyltransferase, coding for MESSYFKSVLRSFSHKSRTKKFQLFETLFQPRPEERVLDIGASGKVFLRYTFEDVYPYPSRIVAGGYDLGEVRSARQAYPLSTYVVFDGCSLPFPDKSFDIVFSNAVVEHILGPGRQEQFAQEVMRVGRSWFITTPNYWYPFESHYHLPFIQFMPEGLQRGYNSLLGSHIPKGQTQELGLLSASGLRKLFPTGRIEKVRVTFWPETLVAYCLDPQRSASGLSGSSFNAD